In one Zonotrichia albicollis isolate bZonAlb1 chromosome 14, bZonAlb1.hap1, whole genome shotgun sequence genomic region, the following are encoded:
- the LOC102070940 gene encoding rho-related GTP-binding protein RhoG — protein MQTIKCVVVGDGAVGKTCLLISYTTNAFPEEYIPTVFDNYSAQMTVDGRTVSLNLWDTAGQEEYDRLRTLSYPQTNVFIICFSIGSPSSYANVRHKWHPEVSHHCPNVPILLVGTKRDLRSDLETVKKLKEQSLAPTTPQQGTSLAKQIGAVKYLECSALNQEGVREVFAEAVRAVLYPVTKKNTRKCVLL, from the coding sequence ATGCAGACTATAAAGTGCGTGGTGGTCGGAGATGGCGCGGTGGGAAAAACTTGTCTGCTCATCAGCTACACCACCAACGCCTTCCCCGAGGAGTACATCCCCACTGTGTTTGACAACTACAGTGCCCAGATGACCGTGGACGGCCGGACAGTCAGCCTGAACCTCTGGGACACTGCGGGCCAGGAGGAGTACGACCGCCTGCGCACGCTCTCCTACCCCCAGACCAACGTCTTCATCATCTGCTTCTCCATCGGCAGCCCCTCGTCCTACGCCAACGTCAGGCACAAATGGCACCCTGAGGTTTCTCACCACTGCCCCAACGTCCCCATCCTCCTGGTGGGCACCAAGAGAGACTTGAGGAGTGACCTGGAAACGGTTAAAAAGTTGAAAGAGCAGAGCTTGGCTCCCACCACCCCGCAGCAGGGGACTTCTCTGGCCAAACAAATTGGAGCAGTCAAATATTTGGAGTGCTCGGCGTTGAATCAGGAGGGTGTTCGGGAGGTGTTTGCTGAAGCTGTCCGTGCAGTTCTGTATCCTGTGACAAAGAAGAACACAAGGAAATGTGTCCTATTGTAG
- the ITGB1BP2 gene encoding integrin beta-1-binding protein 2, translating to MALLCYNKGCGQRFDPEHNAEDSCLYHPGVPIFHDALKGWSCCKKRTTDFSEFLSIKGCTKGFHSKDKPPEPSSQEKSSDEPKAKPVKEIIVQGPKSAEKMLRERPSSDEPRQLLPIKVSRSLEQALEKLNVSSEDRTLESTCTGEEAAQVRAGTTCKNAACKAIYQGPESNTEVCTFHPGVPVFHEGMKYWSCCGIKTTDFSAFMEQPGCSRGRHCWTEKKDKKAVLCRQDWHQTGSQVVVTLYAKNPLPALSSVKANRTVLEAHVIFEGNKIFQAELELWGTIDVERSFVSMVPAKVEITLCKASPGSWARLELPQSKLQSCGDPEKEAASTEEPGAVQDEDSDDSLSWSEEEDEEELEMGTPDLITPSN from the exons atggccctgctgtgctACAACAAGGGCTGCGGGCAGAGGTTTGACCCCGAGCACAACGCTGAAG ATTCCTGCCTGTATCACCCCGGTGTCCCCATTTTCCACGATGCCCTGAAG GGCTGGTCTTGTTGCAAGAAACGCACAACAGACTTCTCTGAGTTCCTCTCCATAAAG ggatgcaCAAAGGGGTTCCACAGCAAGGACAAGCCCCCTGAGCCCTCCAGCCAAGAGAAGAGCTCAGATGAACCAAAGGCCAAGCCAGTGAAGGAGATCATTGTCCAAGGACCAAAATCAGCAGAGAAGATGCTGCGGGAAAGACCAAG CTCTGATGAGCCAAGACAACTGCTGCCAATTAAAGTATCCAGGTCTCTGGAGCAGGCACTGGAGAAACTGAATGTGTCCTCTGAGGACAGGACACTCGAGAGCACTTGTACAG GTGAGGAGGCTGCCCAGGTGAGAGCTGGCACCACGTGCAAGAACGCAGCCTGCAAGGCG ATCTACCAGGGCCCAGAGAGTAACACAGAGGTTTGTACGTTTCATCCTGGCGTTCCTGTCTTCCACGAGGG GATGAAGtactggagctgctgtggaatcAAAACCACGGATTTCAGTGCCTTCatggagcagccaggctgcagccgTGGGCGCCACTGCTGGACAGAAAAGAAG GACAAGAAGGCGGTGCTGTGCCGGCAGGACTGGCACCAGACCGGCAGCCAGGTGGTGGTGACACTGTACGCCAAGAAccccctgcctgccctcagcAGCGTCAAGGCGAACCGCACCGTG CTCGAGGCTCATGTCATCTTTGAAGGGAATAAGATTTTCCAGGCAGAACTGGAGCTCTGGGGG ACCATTGATGTGGAGAGGAGCTTTGTGAGCATGGTCCCAGCCAAGGTGGAGATCACGCTCTGCAAAGCCAGCCCAGgctcctgggccaggctggagctcccCCAGAGCAAGCTGCAGTCCTGTGGTGATCCAGAGAAGGAAGCTGCAAGCACAGAGGAGCCCGGGGCTGTGCAGGATGAGGACTCTGACGACAGCTTGAGCTGGTccgaggaggaggatgaagaagaGTTGGAGATGGGAACACCGGATCTGATAACACCGAGTAACTGA